The Leptidea sinapis chromosome 15, ilLepSina1.1, whole genome shotgun sequence genome window below encodes:
- the LOC126968187 gene encoding uncharacterized protein LOC126968187 yields the protein MGKKKLKVSKMKMKALYIEKCKDMVKKRRQEMSSSYADLQNVTLTAAEKDQNSLPCYFEEKTPKTTFEMELDDNDAPPNISQCESEAMTEENQYKEKDQASNVLPENQCEESNALPYIVEGTSEVTMQPEIQNLGHRIIDFNHFTSELVKISQHKSLFKCGLSTMKLISEHRIGLQSEYTYVCMMCNYKNKIKSSLDDVNKDAVAGIMAAGCGHAQLKQFSAAVGLPIMSEYTYNKTQNDICRDWEDTAWDEMKLAGEREREEAIKEGKVTKDGIPMIDVIVDGCWSKRSYRTNYAALSGAAAIIGRRFGQVLYMCVKNKYCCICARAQKKQESPKEHECYKNFDGASTAMESTIITEGFKQSIDMHGCTKQGKCCLCNL from the exons atgggaaaaaaaaagttaaaagtttctaaaatgaagatgaaagctCTGTACATTGAAAAATGTAAGGATATGGTCAAGAAAAG aagACAAGAAATGTCATCGTCGTATGCAGATTTACAAAATGTGACGCTCAC GGCGGCCGAAAAGGATCAGAACTCACTTCCAtgttattttgaagaaaaaacgCCTAAAACAaca TTTGAGATGGAATTAGATGATAATGATGCGCCTCCAAATATATCGCAATGCGAATCAGAAGCAatg acagAAGAAAATCAATATAAGGAAAAGGACCAGGCTTCAAACGTATTACCTGAAAATCAATGTGAAGAAAGTAATGCACTTCCATATATAGTTGAAGGCACATCTGAAGTAACG ATGCAGCCTGAAATACAAAACTTGGGGCACCGAATAATAGATTTTAATCATTTCACATCAGAACTTGTAAAAATTTCTCAACACAAATCTCTGTTTAAATGCGGATTATctacaatgaaattaatttctGAACATCGAATAGGATTGCAATCTGAATACACATATGTATGTATGAtgtgtaattataaaaataaaataaaatcgtcaTTGGATGATGTGAACAAAGATGCTGTTGCGGGTATAATGGCCGCAGGTTGTGGTCATGcgcaattaaaacaattttcagCAGCAGTAGGTTTACCTATTATGTCAGAATATACCtataataaaactcaaaatGATATATGTAGGGATTGGGAGGACACTGCTTGGGACGAAATGAAATTAGCTGGTGAAAGAGAAAGAGAAGAAGCAATTAAAGAAGGAAAAGTCACGAAAGACGGAATACCAATGATTGATGTAATTGTAGATGGGTGCTGGAGTAAACGTTCGTACAGAACAAATTACGCAGCGTTATCAGGAGCTGCAGCCATTATTGGCAGACGTTTCGGCCAAGTCCTGTACATGtgtgtaaaaaacaaatattgttgtATTTGCGCCAGAGCTCAAAAGAAACAAGAAAGCCCAAAAGAACACGAGTGCTATAAGAATTTCGATGGAGCTTCTACTGCTATGGAGTCAACTATTATAACCGAAGGGTTCAAGCAATCTATTGATATGCATGGTTGCACAAAGCAAGGAAAATGCTGc CTGTGTAACCTATAA